A single region of the Triplophysa dalaica isolate WHDGS20190420 chromosome 15, ASM1584641v1, whole genome shotgun sequence genome encodes:
- the nkx2.2a gene encoding homeobox protein Nkx-2.2a: protein MSLTNTKTGFSVKDILDLPDTNDEEGSITGTEEDTEGSEATKTPGVLVQSPLENVQNLPLKNPFYANSDNPYTRWLATTDSIQYSLHGLSASSQDSSAKSPEPSADESPDNDKETSSNGSDSGKKRKRRVLFSKAQTYELERRFRQQRYLSAPEREHLASLIRLTPTQVKIWFQNHRYKMKRARAEKGMEVTHLPSPRRVAVPVLVRDGKPCHTLKAQDFAATFQAGIPFSAYSAQSLQHMQYNAHYSAATTPQFPTAHLVQTQQWTW from the exons ATGTCGTTGACCAACACAAAGACGGGCTTTTCGGTGAAGGACATTTTGGACCTCCCTGACACCAACGACGAGGAAGGATCTATCACCGGGACCGAGGAAGATACGGAGGGTTCGGAGGCGACCAAAACGCCTGGAGTGTTAGTGCAAAGTCCTTTGGAGAACGTTCAAAATCTGCCTTTAAAGAATCCCTTCTACGCCAACAGCGACAATCCTTACACCAGATGGCTCGCAACTACGGACAGCATTCAATACTCCT TGCACGGTTTATCAGCAAGCTCTCAAGACTCGTCCGCAAAATCTCCGGAACCTTCAGCGGACGAATCGCCGGACAACGACAAGGAAACTTCAAGCAACGGCAGTGACTCTGGTAAGAAGCGCAAAAGGAGGGTGCTCTTCTCCAAGGCGCAAACTTACGAACTCGAGCGCCGGTTTAGGCAACAGAGATATCTGTCCGCGCCGGAGAGGGAGCATCTCGCCAGTTTGATCCGCCTGACACCGACCCAAGTGAAAATCTGGTTCCAGAACCACCGGTACAAAATGAAGCGAGCCCGGGCCGAGAAAGGTATGGAAGTGACCCATCTCCCTTCACCTAGGCGGGTGGCCGTGCCTGTGTTAGTCAGAGATGGCAAACCCTGCCACACGCTAAAAGCTCAGGACTTTGCAGCCACTTTTCAGGCTGGAATTCCGTTCTCGGCATACAGCGCTCAGTCTCTCCAGCACATGCAATATAACGCGCATTACAGCGCCGCCACCACACCGCAGTTTCCCACAGCACACTTGGTTCAAACGCAACAGTGGACTTGGTGA